The genomic window GATGCACTTTTAAAATCTCTTCTGCTAAAGCAGTAACATGAATTCCAAATAAAATAATTTTAACACTTGAATTTTCTTGCTTTAGAGATTCTGCAGCTTGAATATCAAAATCTATTGAAGGTGTAGCAGTATTTATAAAAATTATATTCGGTTCAAATTCTTTAGAGATATCTTTTAACTTTTCTAGATTAATATTTTCAACTATGCAATCATGAAGTCTGCATTCAAAGTTTTCTTTTTCTAGTACTGCAGCTATATAGGCTAGAGATATAGGTGGCCAAGTTGCACCCCAAGCTCCTTCTCGTTGCATACATCTTCCTTCCCTTACCATTCTTACACCTTCAGGTGCAGGAGGGTTTATTAGTAAAGCTTTCATAGTATTTAATCTCCTAAGATTAGTTTTGGATACTTTGTCCAATTTAAAAAGTAATTGTCTAATATATTACAATTATGATGACAATAACATTTTTTTTGAGCGATATGTTTTCTTAATCTCTTTGCAGGCTCTGAATTTAAGATTGCTTTTAAAGGTTTGTTTTTAAGATTACCCATTGAAGGCAGCATTTCACAAAATGAAACATCTCCATTAGCATAAATTACTAAATGTTGTGTGCCTGCCAGACAAGAAGGTATTTGTCTTTTCTTTTTTATTATATTTAAACTTGTATTATACATTTGTTTTTGATAGTTTTTTAATATTCTTGAAATAATTGGATTTAAACCATAAGAATAACTATCCCACATCGAGAAAATACCTTTTCTAATTCCAATTAATTTTTCTAAAGAAGGTAATTTATAAGTTTTATTTCTAGGATTTCCTCTTAACAAGATTATTGAATGAAAGTCAGGATTAAAGGTTTTGATATATTTCATGAACTGAATTAGAGTGGGATAATTTTTTTCACACAAAACCGTATTAACTTTTACCTTTAAATGGGGTATAGTTCTAAGTTTCTTTAAGGTGGCTATTGCTTTGTCAAAACTTCCCTTTGCTCTAATTGAATCATGAACCTCTTTAAAACCATCTAGTGATATTGAAACTGTAAGTTCAGCTTTAGTGGTGTCTAATATTTCTTTAGTTTTCTCATAAATAAGTTCTGAATCAAATCCATTTGTGGGTATTGTAATAACTTCAGATTTGAATGAACTACAAATTTCAGGTAAGTCTTTTCTTAAGAAAGGTTCTCCTCCAGAAAGATCTAACCAAAGTAGTTTTCCTAATGATTTTGAAACTTTTTTTATTTCTTCTAAAGAGATATCAGCTATAGGTATATCAAAATTAACAAAACACGTATTGCAACGCAGATTACATTTATTTGTAACATGTAAAATTAAATGTGCTGGTTTGTCTCTATTTGGAAATAAAGATTTTGAAAGCAAAATTTTTAACATAGGTTAGACTCCAATTTAGTTTTTAAGCTATCTTTAATTGCTATTGCTTGAGCTAATTTTCCTAAAAATACTAAATGAATATAAAAAACTATTTGGGGTTTATAAGGTAACCATTTTAAAATTGTAAATAAGGTGTAAAGTTTTGCTAAAGGTAAAATATAAAACCAACTTAAAAAATATGAACGTGGCATTAAGAAAGAAT from Candidatus Woesearchaeota archaeon includes these protein-coding regions:
- a CDS encoding radical SAM protein, encoding MLKILLSKSLFPNRDKPAHLILHVTNKCNLRCNTCFVNFDIPIADISLEEIKKVSKSLGKLLWLDLSGGEPFLRKDLPEICSSFKSEVITIPTNGFDSELIYEKTKEILDTTKAELTVSISLDGFKEVHDSIRAKGSFDKAIATLKKLRTIPHLKVKVNTVLCEKNYPTLIQFMKYIKTFNPDFHSIILLRGNPRNKTYKLPSLEKLIGIRKGIFSMWDSYSYGLNPIISRILKNYQKQMYNTSLNIIKKKRQIPSCLAGTQHLVIYANGDVSFCEMLPSMGNLKNKPLKAILNSEPAKRLRKHIAQKKCYCHHNCNILDNYFLNWTKYPKLILGD